A window of the Synchiropus splendidus isolate RoL2022-P1 chromosome 6, RoL_Sspl_1.0, whole genome shotgun sequence genome harbors these coding sequences:
- the LOC128760740 gene encoding outer dynein arm-docking complex subunit 1-like isoform X2: protein MDKHELDLTRMQRQFRVMEREQQSYTTQARERIRRQKQEIETLQREQRELNDNLGACRHVAQQQKEKKVTDSLQQILETLEKERLLQQEIKKEVSDVERKLAEQRKGKVSTTEEQRNQARRTQKALRTAENKLDRALTKLHEQQSKGRNLKGGLQSLLIERDHFQQLRNKLEKELQDIRVKIKELIKLSTAAYDARLEAQARMNMMREKAEKDLDQYNAEMKELQVTEHEFNLKEFKTTKCREMSSQEAGHGQLSDLEEQREMEPTTEMLESLEEAFTRILVLTKADNLDIVATRFIQVEDRNFALFNYVNEQATETEAVKDQISQIQEEMTQFEEERLQQKQNFAASLADIDLRLKETTLQAEEDDAQSKVMSELLSQIIAGLSNVLSNVECGRSSLEDKLGFSSGLNENNIISYLSLVEQKTNELLSIQAFLHYKGLTKDYNPRVSSRFLHGQNPEASQEKVDFQGALKSLETDHEDSPVTDGEHSSGRIHLSN from the exons ATGGATAAACATG AGTTGGACTTGACAAGAATGCAAAGGCAGTTCCGGGTTATGGAGCGAGAGCAGCAGTCCTACACTACTCAGGCCAGAGAGAGGATCCGCAGGCAGAA GCAGGAGATAGAAACGCTCCAGAGAGAACAGAGGGAGCTGAACGATAACCTGGGAGCCTGCAGGCATGTAGCCCAAcagcagaaggagaagaaggtcaCTGACAGTCTCCAGCAGATATTGGAAACCTTAGAGAAGGAGAGGCTGCTGCAGCAAGAAATCAAGAAAGAG GTCTCGGACGTGGAGCGGAAGCTGGCGGAGCAGAGGAAGGGAAAGGTCAGCACCACCGAGGAGCAGAGGAACCAGGCGCGCCGGACCCAGAAGGCCCTTCGCACGGCGGAAAATAAACTGGACAGA GCCCTGACCAAGTTACACGAGCAGCAGAGCAAAGGCAGAAACCTAAAAGGAGGCCTGCAGAGTCTTCTGATCGAGCGAGACCATTTCCAACAGTTGCGCAATAAGCTTGAGAAG GAGCTACAGGACATCAGGGTGAAGATCAAGGAGCTGATCAAACTGTCCACCGCTGCCTATGATGCCAG GTTAGAGGCTCAGGCCAGgatgaacatgatgagagagAAAGCGGAGAAGGACCTGGACCAGTATAACGCGGAGATGAAGGAGCTGCAGGTCACTGAGCATGAGTTTAACCTGAAGGAGTTCAAGACTACAAAGTGCCGAGAGATGAGCAGCCAGGAGGCGGGGCATGGACAAC TGTcagacctggaggagcagagggagatgGAGCCCACCACAGAGATGCTGGAGAGTTTGGAGGAAGCTTTCACCCGGATCCTGGTGCTGACGAAAGCAGACAACCTGGACATCGTGGCCACCAGGTTCATTCAGG TCGAAGATCGCAACTTTGCACTCTTCAATTACGTCAATGAGCAAGCGACTGAGACGGAGGCCGTGAAGGATCAAATCAGCCAG ATACAAGAGGAGATGACGCAGTTCGAGGAGGAGCGTTTGCAGCAGAAGCAAAACTTCGCCGCCTCCCTGGCGGACATTGACCTCCGGCTGAAGGAGACCACTCTGCAAGCGGAGGAAGATGACGCCCAGTCTAAAGTCATGAGTGAACTTCTGAGCCAGATCATCGCAG GTCTGAGCAACGTCCTCTCTAATGTGGAGTGTGGCCGCTCGTCGCTGGAGGATAAACTGGGCTTCTCATCGGGCCTCAATGAGAACAACATCATATCGTACCTCAGCCTGGTGGAGCAGAAGACCAATGAGCTGCTGAGCATCCAGGCTTTCCTCCACTACAAG GGCCTGACAAAGGACTACAACCCTAGAGTGTCATCGAGATTCCTTCATGGACAAAACCCTGAAGCATCTCAGGAGAAAGTGGACTTCCAAGGGGCTTTAAAAAG TCTGGAAACTGATCATGAGGATTCTCCCGTCACTGATGGAGAACATTCATCTGGGAGGATTCATCTGTCTAACTGA
- the LOC128760740 gene encoding outer dynein arm-docking complex subunit 1-like isoform X1 yields MFWCVIDDSMSFFVELFCFLFLKSCHTMFIFLCLIMNSNKKSVSPLFHDKVLSKLKIHRIKMDKHELDLTRMQRQFRVMEREQQSYTTQARERIRRQKQEIETLQREQRELNDNLGACRHVAQQQKEKKVTDSLQQILETLEKERLLQQEIKKEVSDVERKLAEQRKGKVSTTEEQRNQARRTQKALRTAENKLDRALTKLHEQQSKGRNLKGGLQSLLIERDHFQQLRNKLEKELQDIRVKIKELIKLSTAAYDARLEAQARMNMMREKAEKDLDQYNAEMKELQVTEHEFNLKEFKTTKCREMSSQEAGHGQLSDLEEQREMEPTTEMLESLEEAFTRILVLTKADNLDIVATRFIQVEDRNFALFNYVNEQATETEAVKDQISQIQEEMTQFEEERLQQKQNFAASLADIDLRLKETTLQAEEDDAQSKVMSELLSQIIAGLSNVLSNVECGRSSLEDKLGFSSGLNENNIISYLSLVEQKTNELLSIQAFLHYKGLTKDYNPRVSSRFLHGQNPEASQEKVDFQGALKSLETDHEDSPVTDGEHSSGRIHLSN; encoded by the exons ATGTTTTGGTGTGTCATTGACGACTCAATGTCGTTTTTCGTCGagttattttgctttttatttttaaaatcgtGTCATacaatgtttatatttttgtgtctAATTATGAACAGTAACAAGAAAAGTGTGTCGCCATTGTTCCATGATAAG GTCCTCTCCAAACTGAAGATCCATCGCATCAAGATGGATAAACATG AGTTGGACTTGACAAGAATGCAAAGGCAGTTCCGGGTTATGGAGCGAGAGCAGCAGTCCTACACTACTCAGGCCAGAGAGAGGATCCGCAGGCAGAA GCAGGAGATAGAAACGCTCCAGAGAGAACAGAGGGAGCTGAACGATAACCTGGGAGCCTGCAGGCATGTAGCCCAAcagcagaaggagaagaaggtcaCTGACAGTCTCCAGCAGATATTGGAAACCTTAGAGAAGGAGAGGCTGCTGCAGCAAGAAATCAAGAAAGAG GTCTCGGACGTGGAGCGGAAGCTGGCGGAGCAGAGGAAGGGAAAGGTCAGCACCACCGAGGAGCAGAGGAACCAGGCGCGCCGGACCCAGAAGGCCCTTCGCACGGCGGAAAATAAACTGGACAGA GCCCTGACCAAGTTACACGAGCAGCAGAGCAAAGGCAGAAACCTAAAAGGAGGCCTGCAGAGTCTTCTGATCGAGCGAGACCATTTCCAACAGTTGCGCAATAAGCTTGAGAAG GAGCTACAGGACATCAGGGTGAAGATCAAGGAGCTGATCAAACTGTCCACCGCTGCCTATGATGCCAG GTTAGAGGCTCAGGCCAGgatgaacatgatgagagagAAAGCGGAGAAGGACCTGGACCAGTATAACGCGGAGATGAAGGAGCTGCAGGTCACTGAGCATGAGTTTAACCTGAAGGAGTTCAAGACTACAAAGTGCCGAGAGATGAGCAGCCAGGAGGCGGGGCATGGACAAC TGTcagacctggaggagcagagggagatgGAGCCCACCACAGAGATGCTGGAGAGTTTGGAGGAAGCTTTCACCCGGATCCTGGTGCTGACGAAAGCAGACAACCTGGACATCGTGGCCACCAGGTTCATTCAGG TCGAAGATCGCAACTTTGCACTCTTCAATTACGTCAATGAGCAAGCGACTGAGACGGAGGCCGTGAAGGATCAAATCAGCCAG ATACAAGAGGAGATGACGCAGTTCGAGGAGGAGCGTTTGCAGCAGAAGCAAAACTTCGCCGCCTCCCTGGCGGACATTGACCTCCGGCTGAAGGAGACCACTCTGCAAGCGGAGGAAGATGACGCCCAGTCTAAAGTCATGAGTGAACTTCTGAGCCAGATCATCGCAG GTCTGAGCAACGTCCTCTCTAATGTGGAGTGTGGCCGCTCGTCGCTGGAGGATAAACTGGGCTTCTCATCGGGCCTCAATGAGAACAACATCATATCGTACCTCAGCCTGGTGGAGCAGAAGACCAATGAGCTGCTGAGCATCCAGGCTTTCCTCCACTACAAG GGCCTGACAAAGGACTACAACCCTAGAGTGTCATCGAGATTCCTTCATGGACAAAACCCTGAAGCATCTCAGGAGAAAGTGGACTTCCAAGGGGCTTTAAAAAG TCTGGAAACTGATCATGAGGATTCTCCCGTCACTGATGGAGAACATTCATCTGGGAGGATTCATCTGTCTAACTGA
- the slc45a1 gene encoding proton-associated sugar transporter A isoform X1 — protein MSSPGMGTPSDPLLASPGGRLSTAQEGFWRSSLPKTASFPTSTTRHLSHRANNFQRQPKRQKLIRPSPPPPPNTPCPLDQLDLSELPPRRTFQELLFNGCILFGIEFSYAMETAYVTPVLLQMGLPDQFYSLVWFISPILGFLVQPLIGAWSDRCTSRFGRRRPFIFALAVGALVGLTLVLNGRDIGGVLADTASNHKWGIILTVCGVVLMDFSADSADNPSHAYMMDVCSPEDQDRGLNIHALLAGLGGGFGYIVGGINWDHTHFGKSMGGQLRVIYLFTSITLVIATAMTLMSIPERPLPKSQPNKISSKNHLKSPNLPLPPSPPVPPGSTLALDEEGEEGMYGYQLSKSHPGNPDTLAHSCSANARLCAGLTSPISPLSPLTPKYGSFISRDNSLTGINEFASSLGTSYIDSVLIDCYTGLPTPQGLAANSIAAPLPPGESPQPEESARVTGNHHNGQTQAEIESNPAGSLLDGEGSNADGGEESQVSTGIRPSGSQAAGILKRPQSLALIEESTATQIVGLENGRRRTVTFSQQVANILLNGVRYESDLSENAVTGESQMSMKLLCIAIYRMPPSLRSLCTNHFLGWLSFEGMLLFYTDFMGEVVFEGDPKAPHDSEAYQRYNAGVSMGCWGMCIYAFSAAFYSAILEKLEERFSLRTLYFFAYLAFGLGTGLATLSTNLYVVLSLCVTYGILFSSLCTLPYSLLCEYYQSPQFCGSSEEGTRRGMGVDISLLSCQYFLAQILVSVAMGPLTSMVGGAQGVMYFSSLMSFVGCVYSSLCVVYQLPPPEGEPTESETQPLLVHI, from the exons ATGTCCTCTCCGGGAATGGGCACCCCCAGCGACCCTCTCTTGGCGAGTCCAGGAGGGAGGTTATCCACAGCTCAGGAAGGTTTCTGGAGAAGTTCTCTCCCTAAAACCGCCAGCTTCCCGACGTCCACCACCCGCCACCTCAGTCATCGAGCAAACAATTTCCAAAGACAGCCGAAGCGGCAGAAGCTAATACGACCCTCTCCGCCACCACCGCCAAACACCCCATGCCCCTTGGACCAGTTGGACCTCAGTGAGCTTCCGCCAAGACGtacttttcaagaacttctcttCAACGGCTGCATCCTGTTTGGGATTGAGTTCAGCTATGCCATGGAGACGGCGTATGTGACCCCTGTGCTTCTACAGATGGGTTTGCCAGATCAGTTCTACAGTTTGGTGTGGTTTATTAGCCCCATATTGG GTTTCCTTGTTCAGCCTCTTATCGGAGCCTGGAGTGACCGTTGTACGTCTCGTTTTGGACGAAGGAGACCCTTTATTTTTGCCTTGGCAGTCG GTGCTTTGGTTGGCTTAACACTCGTGCTGAACGGACGGGACATTGGAGGGGTTCTCGCTGACACTGCATCCAATCACAAGTGGGGGATCATCCTGACAGTGTGCGGAGTGGTTCTGATGGACTtcagtgctgactcagcagacaACCCGAGTCACGCGTACATGATGGACGTGTGCAGCCCGGAGGATCAGGATCGAGGGCTCAACATACATGCTTTGCTCGCTG GACTCGGTGGGGGATTCGGTTACATTGTGGGTGGCATCAACTGGGATCACACGCACTTTGGAAAATCGATGGGAGGCCAGCTGAGGGTGATATATCTGTTTACAAGCATCACTCTGGTGATCGCCACAGCCATGACTCTGATGAGTATCCCTGAGCGCCCTCTACCAAAAAGCCAACCAAACAAAATCTCCAGCAAAAACCATCTGAAAAGCCCAAACCTCCCCCTCCCTCCGTCCCCACCCGTCCCGCCTGGATCCACACTGGCACTGGacgaggagggtgaggagggcatGTACGGCTACCAGCTATCCAAGTCCCACCCCGGTAATCCGGACACTTTGGCTCACTCTTGCAGCGCTAATGCCCGACTTTGCGCGGGACTCACCAGCCCTATCTCCCCCCTCAGCCCCCTCACTCCCAAATATGGCAGCTTCATAAGCAGAGACAATTCACTTACAGGCATTAATGAATTTGCATCCTCTCTGGGGACCTCCTACATCGACAGTGTGCTCATAGACTGCTACACTGGTCTGCCTACACCGCAAGGTCTGGCCGCTAACTCCATCGCTGCACCCCTGCCTCCAGGGGAGTCCCCTCAGCCTGAGGAGTCCGCAAGGGTGACAGGGAACCATCACAATGGACAGACCCAGGCTGAGATAGAGAGTAATCCAGCTGGGAGTCTCCTTGATGGAGAGGGATCCAATGCTGATGGGGGGGAGGAGTCTCAGGTCTCAACAGGGATTCGGCCTTCAGGGTCACAGGCAGCTGGCATCCTGAAACGACCCCAAAGTCTTGCACTAATCGAGGAGTCAACAGCAACCCAGATTGTTGGGCTGGAGAACGGTCGAAGACGGACTGTCACCTTCAGTCAGCAG GTCGCCAACATCTTGCTGAATGGTGTGCGATATGAGAGCGACCTGAGTGAGAATGCTGTGACGGGAGAGTCCCAAATGTCCATGAAGCTTTTGTGTATAGCCATCTACAGGATGCCTCCCTCGCTGAGGAGCTTGTGCACTAATCATTTTTTGG GATGGCTGTCCTTCGAGGGAATGCTGCTCTTTTACACTGATTTCATGGGGGAGGTTGTTTTTGAAGGGGACCCCAAAGCTCCCCATGATTCTGAGGCTTACCAGCGCTACAATGCTGGTGTTAGCATGGGCTGCTGGGGAATGTGCATCTATGCATTCAGCGCTGCTTTCTACTCAG CCATATTGGAGAAACTTGAGGAGCGCTTCTCTCTTCGCACTCTGTACTTTTTCGCCTACCTGGCCTTCGGTTTAGGCACAGGTCTGGCCACGCTGTCCACCAACCTCTACGTGGTTCTCTCACTGTGCGTCACCTACGGgattctcttctcctctctatGCACGCTGCCTTACTCCCTGCTGTGTGAATACTACCAGAGCCCGCAG TTCTGCGGCTCGTCAGAGGAGGGGACCAGACGAGGGATGGGGGTCGACATCTCTCTTCTCAGCTGCCAGTACTTCCTGGCTCAGATCCTCGTCTCTGTGGCGATGGGACCTTTGACCTCAATGGTCGGCGGGGCCCAGGGAGTGATGTACTTTTCGAGTCTGATGTCATTCGTGGGCTGTGTGTACTCCTCTCTCTGCGTGGTGTACCAGCTGCCCCCTCCTGAGGGTGAGCCCACCGAAAGCGAGACCCAGCCACTATTGGTGCACATTTAG
- the si:ch211-222l21.1 gene encoding parathymosin, translated as MADTVVDTTAAAEVTAKEPVKEKKEVEVEKEEAEEKTDNGDAPANGTNGNHEDKGEAEEDCKNGEKKDEEVTPAEGTDAQKRAAEEEEEKVDTKKQKTEENGDSKEAEVEA; from the exons ATGGCCGACACCGTCGTTGACACAACCGCAGCTGCTGAGGTTACCGCCAAG gagccggtgaaggagaagaaagaagttGAAGTGGAaaaggaggaggcggaggagaagaCGGACAATGGAGACGCACCTGCTAATGGCACA aATGGAAATCACGAAGACAAAGGGGAGGCTGAAGAGGACTGTAAAAATGGAGAGA AGAAAGACGAGGAGGTGACCCCTGCCGAGGGGACCGACGCACAGAAGCGTGCTGCCGAGGAGGAAGAG GAAAAGGTGGACACAAAAAAGCAGAAGACAGAGGAGAACGGCGACTCAAAAGAGGCAGAAGTGGAGGCCTGA
- the LOC128760741 gene encoding outer dynein arm-docking complex subunit 1-like, with the protein MNPDLRVTGPRAKNTSVNPPSLESQGPSEFVLQPVRRSDSSKEELDEYETKTAKLQKEFRVMKREQQSYSIHIREQIFKLEQETKMLQKEQHRLKEILDASRALTKQKLDTRNIERLQTVLDDMEKEKKCEDELKREVTVMELKLLKQKKGEKIPLGGTENERQKILRKAEERLHRALTKLHKQQMTNNNLKADLQNLLFERGHRQYVGNSLYKEFKDVKKQTSQTMKLSIAAYDAREVAQYELLMLRERAETEVAKYNAKLRKAQAITHDIKLKEFEFKKKLRHKMDDKKASALREQELLAEAKLLESLEEAFANVKTVTGEESQDTLASRFFSNRDWILEVGYHVGVIRAEIQVVEEQISELQTEMETFHEASLQSDQSYKQRLEDIDNEIQVTKSKADEVEEETSVYTYLLNRIITELNNTLANVDCNHQVLEDKLGFSSGINGNNIMSYLSLVEQKADEMLNIQAFLEFKRKDFDENRCL; encoded by the exons ATGAATCCGGATCTGAGAGTCACCGGGCCCCGGGCCAAAAACACAAGCGTCAACCCACCTAGCTTAGAG TCCCAGGGTCCGAGTGAGTTTGTCCTCCAGCCTGTCAGGCGCTCTGACAGCAGCAAGGAGGAGCTGGATGAATATG AAACCAAGACTGCCAAACTACAGAAAGAGTTCCGGGTCATGAAACGGGAGCAGCAGTCCTACAGTATCCACATCCGGGAGCAGATCTTCAAGCTGGA gcAGGAGACCAAAATGCTGCAGAAGGAGCAACACAGGCTGAAGGAAATTCTTGACGCCAGTCGAGCTCTGACCAAGCAGAAACTGGACACCAGAAACATCGAGAGACTGCAGACAGTACTGGACGAcatggagaaagaaaagaagtgtGAGGATGAGCTTAAACGCGAG gttACAGTCAtggagctgaagctgctgaagcagaAGAAAGGAGAAAAGATCCCTCTTGGCGGGACGGAGAATGAGCGGCAGAAGATTCTACGAAAGGCTGAAGAAAGGCTGCACCGA GCCTTGACCAAGTTACATAAACAGCAGATGACGAACAACAACCTGAAAGCTGATTTGCAGAATCTTCTGTTTGAGCGAGGTCATCGGCAGTATGTAGGCAACTCGCTGTACAAG GAATTTAAAGACGTCAAAAAGCAGACCAGTCAAACTATGAAACTGTCCATAGCTGCGTACGATGCAAG GGAGGTGGCTCAGTACGAGCTGCTCAtgttgagagagagagcagagacagAAGTCGCCAAGTACAACGCCAAGCTGAGGAAGGCTCAGGCCATCACGCACGACATCAAACTCAAGGAGTTTGAATTCAAGAAGAAGCTTCGACACAAGATGGACGACAAAAAAG CGTCGGCGCTGAGGGAGCAGGAGCTGCTCGCTGAGGCCAAGTTGCTGGAGTCTCTGGAGGAGGCCTTTGCTAATGTTAAGACTGTGACGGGAGAAGAGAGCCAGGACACGCTGGCCAGCAGGTTCTTTTCCA ACAGAGATTGGATTTTGGAAGTGGGCTATCATGTCGGGGTCATAAGAGCTGAGATTCAAGTGGTGGAAGAACAAATCAGCGAG CTCCAGACAGAGATGGAGACGTTCCACGAGGCGAGTCTGCAAAGCGACCAGAGCTATAAACAAAGGCTGGAAGACATAGACAATGAAATACAAGTCACCAAGTCCAAAGCTGACGAGGTTGAGGAGGAAACCAGCGTCTACACATACCTGCTGAATCGTATAATTACAG AGCTGAACAACACGCTCGCAAACGTGGACTGCAATCACCAAGTGCTGGAGGATAAGCTGGGCTTCTCTTCAGGGATCAACGGCAATAACATCATGTCCTACCTCAGTCTGGTGGAACAGAAGGCTGATGAGATGCTCAACATACAGGCTTTCCTCGAATTCAA GAGGAAAGACTTCGACGAGAACAGATGTTTGTGA
- the slc45a1 gene encoding proton-associated sugar transporter A isoform X2: protein MSSPGMGTPSDPLLASPGGRLSTAQEGFWRSSLPKTASFPTSTTRHLSHRANNFQRQPKRQKLIRPSPPPPPNTPCPLDQLDLSELPPRRTFQELLFNGCILFGIEFSYAMETAYVTPVLLQMGLPDQFYSLVWFISPILGFLVQPLIGAWSDRCTSRFGRRRPFIFALAVGALVGLTLVLNGRDIGGVLADTASNHKWGIILTVCGVVLMDFSADSADNPSHAYMMDVCSPEDQDRGLNIHALLAGLGGGFGYIVGGINWDHTHFGKSMGGQLRVIYLFTSITLVIATAMTLMSIPERPLPKSQPNKISSKNHLKSPNLPLPPSPPVPPGSTLALDEEGEEGMYGYQLSKSHPGNPDTLAHSCSANARLCAGLTSPISPLSPLTPKYGSFISRDNSLTGINEFASSLGTSYIDSVLIDCYTGLPTPQGLAANSIAAPLPPGESPQPEESARVTGNHHNGQTQAEIESNPAGSLLDGEGSNADGGEESQVSTGIRPSGSQAAGILKRPQSLALIEESTATQIVGLENGRRRTVTFSQQVANILLNGVRYESDLSENAVTGESQMSMKLLCIAIYRMPPSLRSLCTNHFLGWLSFEGMLLFYTDFMGEVVFEGDPKAPHDSEAYQRYNAGVSMGCWGMCIYAFSAAFYSAILEKLEERFSLRTLYFFAYLAFGLGTGLATLSTNLYVVLSLCVTYGILFSSLCTLPYSLLCEYYQSPQFCGSSEEGTRRGMGVDISLLSCQYFLAQILVSVAMGPLTSMVGGAQGVMYFSSLMSFVGCVYSSLCVVYQLPPPEGRGEVETGV from the exons ATGTCCTCTCCGGGAATGGGCACCCCCAGCGACCCTCTCTTGGCGAGTCCAGGAGGGAGGTTATCCACAGCTCAGGAAGGTTTCTGGAGAAGTTCTCTCCCTAAAACCGCCAGCTTCCCGACGTCCACCACCCGCCACCTCAGTCATCGAGCAAACAATTTCCAAAGACAGCCGAAGCGGCAGAAGCTAATACGACCCTCTCCGCCACCACCGCCAAACACCCCATGCCCCTTGGACCAGTTGGACCTCAGTGAGCTTCCGCCAAGACGtacttttcaagaacttctcttCAACGGCTGCATCCTGTTTGGGATTGAGTTCAGCTATGCCATGGAGACGGCGTATGTGACCCCTGTGCTTCTACAGATGGGTTTGCCAGATCAGTTCTACAGTTTGGTGTGGTTTATTAGCCCCATATTGG GTTTCCTTGTTCAGCCTCTTATCGGAGCCTGGAGTGACCGTTGTACGTCTCGTTTTGGACGAAGGAGACCCTTTATTTTTGCCTTGGCAGTCG GTGCTTTGGTTGGCTTAACACTCGTGCTGAACGGACGGGACATTGGAGGGGTTCTCGCTGACACTGCATCCAATCACAAGTGGGGGATCATCCTGACAGTGTGCGGAGTGGTTCTGATGGACTtcagtgctgactcagcagacaACCCGAGTCACGCGTACATGATGGACGTGTGCAGCCCGGAGGATCAGGATCGAGGGCTCAACATACATGCTTTGCTCGCTG GACTCGGTGGGGGATTCGGTTACATTGTGGGTGGCATCAACTGGGATCACACGCACTTTGGAAAATCGATGGGAGGCCAGCTGAGGGTGATATATCTGTTTACAAGCATCACTCTGGTGATCGCCACAGCCATGACTCTGATGAGTATCCCTGAGCGCCCTCTACCAAAAAGCCAACCAAACAAAATCTCCAGCAAAAACCATCTGAAAAGCCCAAACCTCCCCCTCCCTCCGTCCCCACCCGTCCCGCCTGGATCCACACTGGCACTGGacgaggagggtgaggagggcatGTACGGCTACCAGCTATCCAAGTCCCACCCCGGTAATCCGGACACTTTGGCTCACTCTTGCAGCGCTAATGCCCGACTTTGCGCGGGACTCACCAGCCCTATCTCCCCCCTCAGCCCCCTCACTCCCAAATATGGCAGCTTCATAAGCAGAGACAATTCACTTACAGGCATTAATGAATTTGCATCCTCTCTGGGGACCTCCTACATCGACAGTGTGCTCATAGACTGCTACACTGGTCTGCCTACACCGCAAGGTCTGGCCGCTAACTCCATCGCTGCACCCCTGCCTCCAGGGGAGTCCCCTCAGCCTGAGGAGTCCGCAAGGGTGACAGGGAACCATCACAATGGACAGACCCAGGCTGAGATAGAGAGTAATCCAGCTGGGAGTCTCCTTGATGGAGAGGGATCCAATGCTGATGGGGGGGAGGAGTCTCAGGTCTCAACAGGGATTCGGCCTTCAGGGTCACAGGCAGCTGGCATCCTGAAACGACCCCAAAGTCTTGCACTAATCGAGGAGTCAACAGCAACCCAGATTGTTGGGCTGGAGAACGGTCGAAGACGGACTGTCACCTTCAGTCAGCAG GTCGCCAACATCTTGCTGAATGGTGTGCGATATGAGAGCGACCTGAGTGAGAATGCTGTGACGGGAGAGTCCCAAATGTCCATGAAGCTTTTGTGTATAGCCATCTACAGGATGCCTCCCTCGCTGAGGAGCTTGTGCACTAATCATTTTTTGG GATGGCTGTCCTTCGAGGGAATGCTGCTCTTTTACACTGATTTCATGGGGGAGGTTGTTTTTGAAGGGGACCCCAAAGCTCCCCATGATTCTGAGGCTTACCAGCGCTACAATGCTGGTGTTAGCATGGGCTGCTGGGGAATGTGCATCTATGCATTCAGCGCTGCTTTCTACTCAG CCATATTGGAGAAACTTGAGGAGCGCTTCTCTCTTCGCACTCTGTACTTTTTCGCCTACCTGGCCTTCGGTTTAGGCACAGGTCTGGCCACGCTGTCCACCAACCTCTACGTGGTTCTCTCACTGTGCGTCACCTACGGgattctcttctcctctctatGCACGCTGCCTTACTCCCTGCTGTGTGAATACTACCAGAGCCCGCAG TTCTGCGGCTCGTCAGAGGAGGGGACCAGACGAGGGATGGGGGTCGACATCTCTCTTCTCAGCTGCCAGTACTTCCTGGCTCAGATCCTCGTCTCTGTGGCGATGGGACCTTTGACCTCAATGGTCGGCGGGGCCCAGGGAGTGATGTACTTTTCGAGTCTGATGTCATTCGTGGGCTGTGTGTACTCCTCTCTCTGCGTGGTGTACCAGCTGCCCCCTCCTGAGG GAAGAGGAGAAGTTGAAACTGGGGTGTGA